In Nocardia sputorum, a single genomic region encodes these proteins:
- a CDS encoding fused (3R)-hydroxyacyl-ACP dehydratase subunits HadA/HadB, which produces MSRIPATSGAGDTTDAAVPASMVGRRYRSSDHYVVEREKIREYARAVRNRHPAHRSEDAAADLGYGSLLAPPTFGAVPGYLAYAEVFDTILPGYDLSRTIQTDQMIEFHRPLLAGDRIRFEMCLDSFRHAFGGDLIGLRQTIVDQDDRPVLTSRTSLVGRADEALPTWFDAVVMHGARPDERTPRRAAHPRYVGAGDEPARELPTTPVCPKARRRFDTVRPGAELPPHTLMVSRGDLVNYAGVAGDPNPIHWSPEAAARMGLRDIVAQGLFTIGLSVDLLTSWSGDPTALRSYNVRLTNPVHVGATGGRIEFSGRVKHLDEDTRTATVAIIAEHDGRRIFGRATAEVALA; this is translated from the coding sequence ATGTCCAGAATCCCTGCCACATCCGGTGCTGGCGACACGACCGATGCCGCGGTTCCCGCCTCGATGGTCGGGCGCCGGTATCGCAGCAGCGATCACTACGTGGTCGAGCGCGAGAAGATCCGGGAGTACGCCCGCGCGGTGCGCAACCGCCATCCGGCGCACCGGTCGGAGGACGCCGCGGCCGACCTGGGCTACGGCAGCCTGCTCGCTCCCCCGACCTTCGGCGCGGTGCCCGGGTACCTCGCCTACGCCGAGGTGTTCGACACGATCCTGCCCGGCTACGACCTGAGCCGGACCATCCAGACCGATCAGATGATCGAATTCCACCGGCCGCTGCTGGCCGGCGACCGGATCCGCTTCGAGATGTGCCTCGACTCGTTCCGGCACGCGTTCGGCGGCGACCTCATCGGCTTGCGCCAGACCATCGTGGACCAGGACGATCGGCCCGTCCTCACGTCTCGGACCAGTTTGGTCGGGCGGGCCGACGAGGCCCTGCCGACGTGGTTCGACGCGGTCGTGATGCACGGCGCACGCCCGGACGAGCGCACGCCGCGCCGCGCCGCGCACCCGCGCTACGTCGGGGCCGGTGACGAACCCGCCCGCGAGTTGCCGACCACACCGGTGTGCCCGAAAGCCCGGCGTCGGTTCGACACCGTTCGTCCCGGAGCCGAGCTTCCCCCACATACGCTCATGGTCAGCCGCGGCGATCTGGTGAACTACGCCGGAGTCGCGGGAGACCCGAATCCCATTCATTGGAGCCCCGAGGCAGCCGCGCGGATGGGTTTGCGAGACATTGTCGCGCAGGGCCTGTTCACGATCGGACTGAGTGTGGACTTGCTCACCTCGTGGTCGGGCGACCCCACCGCCCTGCGCTCCTACAACGTGCGCCTGACCAATCCCGTCCACGTCGGCGCGACCGGCGGCCGGATCGAATTCTCCGGCCGGGTGAAACACCTGGATGAGGACACGCGCACCGCCACCGTCGCGATCATCGCCGAGCACGACGGACGCAGGATCTTCGGTCGCGCGACAGCCGAGGTCGCCCTCGCGTGA